In Plodia interpunctella isolate USDA-ARS_2022_Savannah chromosome 19, ilPloInte3.2, whole genome shotgun sequence, a genomic segment contains:
- the LOC128678060 gene encoding E3 ubiquitin-protein ligase TRAIP-like isoform X1, with product MTVALMMHILCTICSDLVNPAENLHATKCGHLFHYHCLSQWIERSKSCPQCRNKVTDKCMFRIYPTVSNENSSEDVTTLQSRLDDALLQLRQQKAREKEKENKLTAVSADLKKNEELLKTFEKKLVSRDSAVAALREQLEYVKVQNKETQRLKDENESLKKNMQTLNGLQKVLNATSDEVEQMLQGYTDVRTVATFATALKRALCESESKKSELRERLQAATQACSAEKSNVRALQLKLSQLEEKFIHAELNVAELKEQIENMKKKKVEAPPTVTNIFSQKIEEKDNMLDFPFNMKIQATRESEFNKAMCISRNSSFDKQVKTIEDSESPYLNLKQSSLALAALQQRPRQLPAEAQLRPAEVAMLNSVRNIAMKKPAEPSTSIFQKKAKMMLPLDKETPKFIDVDMDISYDGLGGHSKLDIFPTPTKPALKSCVPKLSAKHKLKRPSAPVAGSQDIGKMLAKLREK from the exons ATGACAGTGGCGTTGATG ATGCATATTTTGTGCACCATTTGTAGTGACCTGGTCAATCCAGCGGAAAACTTACATGCTACAAAATGTGGACATTTGTTTCACTACCATTGTCTCTCACAATGGATCGAAAG GTCAAAATCATGTCCTCAATGTCGCAACAAAGTGACAGACAAGTGTATGTTCCGAATCTACCCAACGGTGTCGAATGAGAATTCCAGCGAGGATGTTACCACTCTGCAGTCGAGGCTCGACGATGCGTTATTGCAGTTACGACAGCAGAAAGCCAGGGAGAAAGAAAAGGAGAATAAGTTGACAGCAGTCAGCGCTGATTTGAAGAAAAATGA GGAACTTCTAAAGACATTTGAGAAGAAGTTAGTCAGCCGAGACTCAGCAGTGGCAGCACTCCGGGAACAGCTTGAGTATGTCAAGGTGCAGAACAAGGAGACACAGAGACTTAAAGATGAGAATGAATCCCTAAAGAAGAACATGCAGACTTTGAATGG TTTGCAAAAGGTCCTAAACGCAACAAGTGACGAAGTCGAGCAGATGTTACAAGGATACACGGACGTGCGAACTGTTGCCACATTCGCTACTGCTCTCAAAAG GGCACTGTGTGAATCTGAATCGAAGAAATCAGAGCTGCGAGAGCGGCTGCAGGCGGCCACGCAAGCCTGCAGTGCTGAGAAATCTAACGTCCGCGCGCTACAACTTAAATTATC ACAATTAGAAGAAAAATTTATTCACGCCGAGTTGAATGTAGCCGAATTGAAGGAACAGATTGAGAacatgaagaagaagaaagtgGAGGCGCCCCCCACTGTGACGAATATTTTCTCACAGAAGATTGAAGAGAAGGACAATATGTTAGATTTCCCATTCAATATGAAGATTCAAGCAACAAGGGAGTCTGAATTTAACAAGGCTATGTGTATCAGTCGAAATAGTTCTTTT GATAAACAGGTGAAAACAATAGAGGATTCCGAGTCGCCGTACTTGAACCTGAAGCAAAGCAGCCTGGCGCTGGCGGCGCTGCAGCAGCGGCCGCGGCAGCTGCCGGCCGAGGCCCAGCTCAGG cctGCAGAAGTGGCAATGTTAAACTCAGTCCGCAACATTGCCATGAAGAAACCAGCCGAGCCCAGCACAAGTATATTTCAGAAAAAGGCAAAAATGATGCTCCCTTTGGACAAGGAAACGCCTAAGTTTATTGACGTGGATATGGACATTTCGTATGATGGATTAg gagGTCATTCAAAACTTGATATCTTCCCGACTCCAACTAAGCCAGCTCTGAAGAGTTGTGTGCCCAAACTGAGCGCCAAACACAAACTGAAAAGGCCCTCCGCGCCCGTCGCCGGCAGCCAAGACATTGGAAAAATGCTGGCCAAGTTACGAGAAAAAtga
- the LOC128678060 gene encoding E3 ubiquitin-protein ligase TRAIP-like isoform X2, with product MHILCTICSDLVNPAENLHATKCGHLFHYHCLSQWIERSKSCPQCRNKVTDKCMFRIYPTVSNENSSEDVTTLQSRLDDALLQLRQQKAREKEKENKLTAVSADLKKNEELLKTFEKKLVSRDSAVAALREQLEYVKVQNKETQRLKDENESLKKNMQTLNGLQKVLNATSDEVEQMLQGYTDVRTVATFATALKRALCESESKKSELRERLQAATQACSAEKSNVRALQLKLSQLEEKFIHAELNVAELKEQIENMKKKKVEAPPTVTNIFSQKIEEKDNMLDFPFNMKIQATRESEFNKAMCISRNSSFDKQVKTIEDSESPYLNLKQSSLALAALQQRPRQLPAEAQLRPAEVAMLNSVRNIAMKKPAEPSTSIFQKKAKMMLPLDKETPKFIDVDMDISYDGLGGHSKLDIFPTPTKPALKSCVPKLSAKHKLKRPSAPVAGSQDIGKMLAKLREK from the exons ATGCATATTTTGTGCACCATTTGTAGTGACCTGGTCAATCCAGCGGAAAACTTACATGCTACAAAATGTGGACATTTGTTTCACTACCATTGTCTCTCACAATGGATCGAAAG GTCAAAATCATGTCCTCAATGTCGCAACAAAGTGACAGACAAGTGTATGTTCCGAATCTACCCAACGGTGTCGAATGAGAATTCCAGCGAGGATGTTACCACTCTGCAGTCGAGGCTCGACGATGCGTTATTGCAGTTACGACAGCAGAAAGCCAGGGAGAAAGAAAAGGAGAATAAGTTGACAGCAGTCAGCGCTGATTTGAAGAAAAATGA GGAACTTCTAAAGACATTTGAGAAGAAGTTAGTCAGCCGAGACTCAGCAGTGGCAGCACTCCGGGAACAGCTTGAGTATGTCAAGGTGCAGAACAAGGAGACACAGAGACTTAAAGATGAGAATGAATCCCTAAAGAAGAACATGCAGACTTTGAATGG TTTGCAAAAGGTCCTAAACGCAACAAGTGACGAAGTCGAGCAGATGTTACAAGGATACACGGACGTGCGAACTGTTGCCACATTCGCTACTGCTCTCAAAAG GGCACTGTGTGAATCTGAATCGAAGAAATCAGAGCTGCGAGAGCGGCTGCAGGCGGCCACGCAAGCCTGCAGTGCTGAGAAATCTAACGTCCGCGCGCTACAACTTAAATTATC ACAATTAGAAGAAAAATTTATTCACGCCGAGTTGAATGTAGCCGAATTGAAGGAACAGATTGAGAacatgaagaagaagaaagtgGAGGCGCCCCCCACTGTGACGAATATTTTCTCACAGAAGATTGAAGAGAAGGACAATATGTTAGATTTCCCATTCAATATGAAGATTCAAGCAACAAGGGAGTCTGAATTTAACAAGGCTATGTGTATCAGTCGAAATAGTTCTTTT GATAAACAGGTGAAAACAATAGAGGATTCCGAGTCGCCGTACTTGAACCTGAAGCAAAGCAGCCTGGCGCTGGCGGCGCTGCAGCAGCGGCCGCGGCAGCTGCCGGCCGAGGCCCAGCTCAGG cctGCAGAAGTGGCAATGTTAAACTCAGTCCGCAACATTGCCATGAAGAAACCAGCCGAGCCCAGCACAAGTATATTTCAGAAAAAGGCAAAAATGATGCTCCCTTTGGACAAGGAAACGCCTAAGTTTATTGACGTGGATATGGACATTTCGTATGATGGATTAg gagGTCATTCAAAACTTGATATCTTCCCGACTCCAACTAAGCCAGCTCTGAAGAGTTGTGTGCCCAAACTGAGCGCCAAACACAAACTGAAAAGGCCCTCCGCGCCCGTCGCCGGCAGCCAAGACATTGGAAAAATGCTGGCCAAGTTACGAGAAAAAtga